In Scyliorhinus canicula chromosome 18, sScyCan1.1, whole genome shotgun sequence, a single window of DNA contains:
- the LOC119953067 gene encoding uncharacterized protein LOC119953067, producing the protein MTAIVKQFALNPSGKPYQQEVTPKLDDQFCKDDFCNLKPGGKYLQLVANNVNTHRGKCISLDKGLPIIIGTLDDTAYWGRPDMLRCWEDLYLPEKMEMVVLGTIDGYPCLAAGLQLVILAGKDGSVFAYEEEVLHKVATNLQQLFTEGVTFPGTKIYEYGKGFRPKTNEEYLTALREAGLEKISEDTRKFITKNAAEMKQLIDDLDFL; encoded by the exons ATGACTGCTATTGTGAAACAATTTGCTTTGAATCCTTCTGGGAAACCGTACCA GCAGGAGGTCACACCAAAATTAGATGATCAGTTTTGCAAAGATGACTTCTGCAATCTGAAACCAG GTGGAAAGTATCTACAACTGGTGGCAAACAACGTGAATACCCACAGAGGAAAGTGTATATCACTCGATAAAGGCTTGCCAATTATAATTGGAACCCTGGATGATACAGCTTATTGGGGAAGGCCTGACATGCTTCGATGTTGGGAAGATCTCTACCTGCCTGAGAAAATGGAGATGGTGGTCCTGGGTACCATTGATGGTTATCCGTGCCTCGCTGCAGGACTGCAACTTGTCATTCTTGCTGGAAAGGATGGTTCAGTATTTGCCTATGAAGAGGAAGTATTGCACAAAGTTGCCACAAATTTACAACAGCTcttcacagaaggtgtaacattTCCTGGAACTAAAATCTATGAATATGGCAAAGGTTTCAGGCCAAAG ACCAATGAAGAATACCTGACAGCCTTGCGGGAAGCAGGGTTGGAAAAGATTTCTGAAGACACAAGAAAGTTCATTACCAAGAATGCCGCTGAAATGAAACAACTGATCGATGATTTGGATTTCTTGTAA